In one Sphingomonas sanguinis genomic region, the following are encoded:
- a CDS encoding class I SAM-dependent methyltransferase — MKLETMIGEPWADYGLVDSGHGRKLERYGRFRFIRPEPQAMWAPATTDWRAAAEFVPGSDEDGGGRWNFNEPVPRDGWPLKWNEVRFTAQNTPFRHLGFFPDMAPVWSWMREQVDGMAEPECMNLFGYTGVGTLAMASAGAKMVHVDASKKSVEAARGNAMLSGLGDAPVRWIIDDAAKFVAREVRRGRRYDGILLDPPKYGRGPEGEVWRLEEDLPGLIANCRQLLDADSRFLFLTVYAVRMSAMAIGEMMRQVMADLPGKVECGELGVREEARGLTLPTAIWARWSR; from the coding sequence ATGAAACTCGAAACGATGATCGGCGAGCCCTGGGCGGATTACGGGCTGGTCGACTCCGGCCATGGCCGCAAGCTGGAACGTTATGGCCGGTTCCGCTTCATCCGCCCCGAACCGCAGGCGATGTGGGCCCCCGCGACCACCGACTGGCGCGCGGCGGCCGAGTTCGTGCCCGGATCGGACGAGGATGGCGGCGGCCGCTGGAACTTCAACGAGCCGGTCCCGCGCGACGGCTGGCCGCTCAAGTGGAACGAGGTTCGCTTCACCGCGCAGAACACGCCGTTCCGCCATCTGGGCTTCTTCCCCGACATGGCGCCGGTGTGGAGCTGGATGCGCGAGCAGGTCGACGGGATGGCCGAGCCCGAATGCATGAACCTGTTCGGCTATACCGGCGTCGGCACGCTGGCGATGGCGAGCGCGGGCGCCAAGATGGTCCATGTCGACGCGTCCAAGAAATCGGTCGAGGCGGCGCGTGGCAATGCGATGCTGTCGGGTCTGGGCGATGCGCCGGTCCGCTGGATCATCGACGACGCCGCCAAGTTCGTCGCGCGCGAGGTGCGGCGCGGACGGCGCTATGACGGCATCCTGCTCGACCCGCCGAAGTACGGACGCGGGCCGGAGGGCGAGGTCTGGCGGCTGGAGGAAGACTTGCCGGGTCTGATCGCCAATTGCCGCCAGCTGCTGGATGCCGACTCGCGCTTCCTGTTCCTGACGGTGTACGCGGTGCGCATGTCGGCGATGGCGATCGGTGAGATGATGCGCCAGGTGATGGCCGATCTTCCCGGCAAGGTGGAATGCGGCGAACTCGGCGTGCGCGAGGAAGCGCGAGGGCTGACGCTGCCGACCGCCATCTGGGCGCGGTGGAGCCGGTAA
- a CDS encoding methyltransferase, whose amino-acid sequence MAEAARIARAFDAAAAYDAHAVVQRQVADWLAERIVAVAPPAPRVLEVGCGTGFLTGATLPRLVCPDWLMTDIAPAMLARGMAAHPAVRGRVMDGEFPDLPGESPFDLIVSSLAVQWFGDLDAGLRRLAGWLAPGGRMLVTTLVRGTFAAWHEAHRAEGFVAGSPVYPPVEALGWPVETRSFVQRHDSAADFMRALRAIGAGTPRDGHRPIPPGAMRRIAKRFEAGGAVATYEVALIDLPNPRSA is encoded by the coding sequence ATGGCCGAAGCGGCGCGGATTGCGCGGGCCTTTGACGCGGCGGCGGCCTATGACGCGCATGCCGTCGTGCAGCGGCAGGTCGCCGACTGGCTGGCGGAGCGGATCGTCGCGGTCGCGCCGCCCGCTCCGCGCGTGCTGGAGGTGGGGTGCGGGACGGGCTTTCTGACCGGCGCAACGCTGCCGCGATTGGTATGTCCCGACTGGCTGATGACCGACATCGCGCCCGCCATGCTCGCGCGCGGGATGGCGGCACATCCGGCCGTGCGCGGGCGGGTGATGGATGGTGAGTTTCCCGATCTGCCGGGCGAGTCGCCGTTCGACCTGATCGTCAGCAGTTTGGCGGTGCAGTGGTTCGGCGATCTGGACGCGGGCCTGCGACGGCTGGCCGGGTGGCTCGCGCCGGGCGGGCGGATGCTGGTGACGACGCTGGTTCGGGGGACGTTCGCGGCGTGGCATGAGGCGCATCGGGCGGAAGGGTTTGTGGCGGGGAGTCCGGTCTATCCGCCGGTCGAGGCGCTGGGCTGGCCGGTCGAGACGCGGAGTTTCGTGCAGCGGCACGACTCGGCGGCGGACTTCATGCGTGCGCTGCGGGCGATCGGGGCTGGGACGCCGCGCGATGGGCATCGCCCGATTCCGCCGGGCGCGATGCGGCGGATTGCGAAACGGTTCGAGGCGGGCGGGGCGGTGGCGACCTATGAGGTGGCGTTGATCGACCTACCCAACCCCCGTTCAGCCTGA
- a CDS encoding heme exporter protein CcmB encodes MSVALTLIARDVRRGYAGGGAGLVCGFFLLAVVLFPFAIGPDRAVLMRVGAGAIWVAALLAALLPVERLVAPDVESGWFDQIRVHGLSLPLVMALRIAAHWLAFAPPLMLAALVAAGLFGLDAAALVRVEAGLLLGTPGLAALAVATGALTAGLRGAGGLAGLLLLPLALPLLIFGAGSGDMGALKLLAAVSLMLVAGAPWIAAAAIRSVRD; translated from the coding sequence ATGAGCGTTGCGCTGACCCTGATCGCGCGCGACGTACGACGCGGCTATGCAGGGGGCGGGGCGGGGCTGGTCTGCGGGTTTTTCCTGTTGGCGGTGGTGCTGTTTCCCTTCGCCATCGGCCCGGATCGGGCGGTTTTGATGCGTGTCGGTGCGGGCGCGATCTGGGTCGCGGCGCTGCTGGCCGCGCTGTTGCCGGTCGAGCGGCTGGTCGCGCCCGATGTCGAATCGGGGTGGTTCGACCAGATTCGCGTGCACGGCCTCTCGCTGCCGCTGGTCATGGCGTTGCGGATCGCCGCGCACTGGCTGGCCTTTGCGCCGCCGCTGATGCTGGCGGCGCTGGTCGCGGCCGGGTTGTTCGGGCTGGACGCGGCGGCGCTGGTCCGGGTCGAGGCGGGGTTGCTGCTCGGTACGCCGGGGCTGGCCGCGCTGGCGGTGGCGACGGGGGCACTGACCGCAGGCCTGCGCGGCGCGGGAGGGCTGGCCGGGCTGCTGCTGCTGCCGCTCGCGCTGCCGCTGCTGATCTTCGGGGCGGGGAGCGGCGACATGGGGGCGCTCAAGCTGCTCGCGGCAGTTTCGCTGATGCTGGTCGCGGGCGCGCCCTGGATCGCGGCGGCGGCGATCCGGTCGGTGCGGGACTGA
- the ccmA gene encoding heme ABC exporter ATP-binding protein CcmA, whose translation MILSLSDVACARGGRLLFARVSLSLAAGEAVVVTGPNGIGKSSLLRLAVGLIAPFEGSVTRSGRIALMTEDLALDTERRLGEALSFWARLDGRASEERVAAALETVGLGKLAEVPVRLLSTGQRRRAGLARVLASQAPLWLLDEPGNGLDTEGVAMLERVIAHHRAEGGAVLLTTHQPLGLADVRMLALERFVTA comes from the coding sequence GTGATCCTGAGCCTGTCCGACGTCGCCTGCGCACGGGGCGGGCGGCTGTTGTTCGCGCGAGTTTCGCTGTCGCTCGCAGCGGGCGAGGCGGTGGTCGTCACCGGTCCCAACGGCATCGGCAAGTCCAGCCTGCTCCGCCTCGCCGTCGGGCTGATCGCACCGTTCGAGGGCAGCGTCACCCGCTCGGGGCGTATCGCTTTGATGACCGAGGACTTGGCGCTCGACACCGAGCGGCGGCTGGGCGAGGCGCTGTCCTTCTGGGCGCGGCTCGACGGGAGGGCTTCGGAGGAACGGGTCGCGGCGGCGCTGGAGACGGTGGGGCTGGGCAAGCTGGCCGAGGTGCCGGTGCGGCTGCTATCGACCGGGCAGCGGCGGCGCGCGGGGCTGGCGCGCGTGCTGGCGTCTCAGGCCCCGCTCTGGCTGCTTGATGAGCCGGGCAACGGGCTTGATACCGAAGGCGTCGCGATGCTGGAGCGGGTGATCGCGCATCACCGTGCAGAGGGCGGCGCGGTGCTACTGACCACGCATCAGCCGCTGGGGCTGGCCGACGTGCGGATGCTGGCGCTCGAGCGATTCGTGACGGCATGA
- a CDS encoding metallopeptidase family protein: MSGQDAIGEAPGPEVIERIARDAIARLPAEFTAHLGDVVLIVEEYADDETLAALGLDHPLDLTGLYHGRPVGEKSAMDSGSLPDRIHLYRRAILDEWIETGVRLDDLVVHVTIHEIGHHFGLSDADMHALEDAVA; this comes from the coding sequence ATGAGCGGGCAAGACGCGATTGGTGAAGCACCCGGCCCCGAGGTGATCGAGCGGATCGCGCGGGATGCGATCGCGCGCCTGCCCGCCGAATTCACCGCGCATCTGGGCGATGTCGTCCTGATCGTCGAGGAATATGCCGATGACGAGACGCTGGCGGCGTTGGGCCTCGACCATCCGCTCGACCTGACGGGCCTGTACCACGGGCGGCCGGTGGGCGAGAAAAGCGCGATGGATTCCGGCAGCCTGCCCGACCGCATCCACCTCTATCGCCGGGCGATCCTGGACGAGTGGATCGAGACGGGGGTGCGGCTCGACGATCTGGTCGTGCATGTGACGATCCATGAGATCGGGCATCATTTCGGCCTGTCCGATGCGGATATGCACGCGCTGGAAGACGCGGTCGCGTGA
- a CDS encoding 4a-hydroxytetrahydrobiopterin dehydratase has translation MVERLSELDRDEALDGLPDWDWDEARDAISRRFVFADFNEAFGFMTRVALLAEKADHHPEWSNVWNRVDIVLTTHDAGGLSARDIDMAEAIDALVG, from the coding sequence ATGGTGGAGCGGCTGAGCGAGCTGGACCGGGACGAAGCGCTGGACGGCCTGCCCGACTGGGATTGGGACGAGGCGCGCGACGCGATCAGCCGCCGTTTCGTCTTCGCCGACTTCAACGAGGCGTTCGGCTTCATGACCCGTGTCGCGCTCCTGGCGGAAAAGGCGGATCATCATCCCGAATGGTCGAACGTGTGGAACCGGGTCGACATCGTGCTGACCACCCATGACGCGGGCGGCCTGTCGGCGCGCGACATCGACATGGCCGAAGCGATCGACGCGCTGGTGGGTTAA
- a CDS encoding fumarylacetoacetate hydrolase family protein, whose product MKLASLKNGRDGKLVVVSSDLAWYADAGHIVPTLQGALDDWERHAPALANLATDLDHEAIPRARFHEHDAASPLPRAYQWADGSAYVNHVALVRQARGAELPESFWHDPLMYQGGSDGFLGPRDAIPLADESWGCDLEGEVVVVTGDVPMGASREQALAAIRLVGLTNDVSLRRLIPGELAKGFGFFQSKPASAFSPVFVTLESLGDWWQDGKLHRVLKVDLNGQPFGRADAGQDMTFDFGTLIAHAAKTRALGAGTIIGSGTVSNRDADGGPGKPVAEGGVGYSCLAELRMIETIRGGEPVTPFLKKGDTVRIWMEDDRHHPIFGAIEQTVG is encoded by the coding sequence ATGAAACTCGCCAGTCTCAAGAACGGTCGCGACGGCAAGCTGGTCGTCGTGTCGAGCGATCTCGCCTGGTATGCGGATGCGGGGCATATCGTGCCGACGCTGCAGGGCGCGCTCGACGATTGGGAGCGGCATGCGCCCGCGCTCGCCAATCTGGCGACCGATCTCGACCATGAGGCGATCCCGCGCGCGCGTTTCCACGAGCATGACGCCGCCTCGCCGCTGCCGCGCGCCTATCAATGGGCGGACGGTTCCGCTTACGTGAATCACGTCGCGCTGGTGCGGCAGGCGCGCGGCGCGGAACTGCCCGAGAGCTTCTGGCACGATCCGTTGATGTATCAGGGCGGATCGGACGGGTTTCTGGGACCGCGCGACGCCATTCCGCTGGCCGATGAAAGCTGGGGCTGCGATCTGGAGGGCGAGGTGGTCGTCGTTACCGGCGACGTACCCATGGGGGCGAGTCGCGAACAGGCGCTCGCGGCGATCCGGCTGGTCGGGCTGACCAACGACGTGTCGTTGCGCAGATTGATCCCCGGCGAGCTGGCCAAGGGCTTCGGCTTCTTCCAGTCCAAGCCCGCCTCGGCCTTCTCCCCCGTCTTCGTCACGCTCGAATCGCTGGGCGACTGGTGGCAGGACGGCAAGCTGCACCGCGTCCTGAAGGTCGATCTGAACGGCCAGCCCTTCGGCCGGGCCGATGCCGGGCAGGACATGACCTTCGACTTCGGGACCTTGATTGCGCACGCCGCCAAGACCCGCGCGCTGGGCGCGGGGACGATCATCGGGTCGGGCACCGTGTCCAACCGCGATGCGGACGGCGGGCCGGGCAAGCCGGTCGCCGAGGGCGGCGTCGGCTATAGCTGCCTGGCCGAGTTGCGCATGATCGAGACGATCCGTGGCGGCGAGCCGGTCACGCCGTTCCTGAAGAAGGGCGACACGGTCCGCATCTGGATGGAGGACGACCGCCACCACCCGATCTTCGGCGCGATCGAGCAGACGGTGGGGTAA